One stretch of Lysobacter sp. TY2-98 DNA includes these proteins:
- a CDS encoding inositol monophosphatase family protein has product MQKPAITLMIKAARAAGNVLLRHMHKLDALNVVEKGRMDFASEVDSLAEKEIIKEFRRATPDYAILGEESGPLNTGARARYTWVIDPLDGTSNYLRGIPHFCVSIALVENGEPIHGVIFDPLRNEIFAASRGAGTVLNDKRVRVADRKDLEGAMLITGFPPRERATASAQLKCIDGLLLHAEDIRRTGSAALDLAYVACGRADGYFEAGVKPWDIAAGVLMVREAGGKVVDYRGRATGPMDNRGLVGRPLVAGNLKVCDELQKRIVDSGYATAFDAA; this is encoded by the coding sequence ATGCAGAAACCCGCCATCACCTTGATGATCAAGGCCGCGCGCGCCGCCGGCAACGTGCTGCTCCGCCACATGCACAAGCTCGACGCACTGAACGTCGTCGAGAAGGGTCGCATGGACTTCGCCAGCGAAGTCGACTCGCTGGCCGAGAAGGAAATCATCAAGGAATTCCGTCGCGCGACCCCCGACTACGCCATCCTCGGCGAGGAAAGCGGTCCGCTGAACACCGGCGCGCGGGCACGCTATACGTGGGTGATCGATCCCCTCGACGGCACCAGCAACTACCTGCGCGGCATCCCGCATTTCTGCGTGTCGATCGCGCTGGTGGAGAACGGCGAGCCGATCCACGGCGTCATCTTCGACCCGCTGCGCAACGAGATCTTCGCCGCGAGTCGCGGCGCAGGCACGGTGCTCAACGACAAGCGCGTCCGCGTCGCCGACCGCAAGGATCTCGAAGGCGCGATGCTGATCACGGGATTCCCGCCGCGCGAGCGCGCGACCGCCAGCGCACAGCTCAAGTGCATCGACGGCCTGCTGCTGCACGCCGAGGACATCCGCCGCACCGGCTCGGCCGCGCTCGATCTCGCCTATGTCGCCTGCGGGCGCGCGGACGGCTACTTCGAGGCCGGCGTGAAGCCGTGGGACATCGCTGCCGGCGTGCTGATGGTGCGCGAGGCCGGCGGCAAGGTCGTCGACTACCGGGGTCGCGCGACGGGTCCGATGGACAATCGCGGGCTGGTGGGTCGTCCGCTGGTAGCCGGCAACCTCAAGGTCTGCGACGAATTGCAGAAGCGCATCGTCGACTCGGGTTACGCGACCGCATTCGACGCGGCGTAA